The window CCTCCGGAGAGGATGTAGTCGCCGACCGAGACCTCGGTCAGGCCCCGCCCCTCAATGACGCGCTCGTCGACGCCCTCGAAGCGGCCGCAGACGATGACGACGCCATCGCCTGCAACGTAGTCCCGCACCATGCGCTGGCTGAGCGGCCGGCCGCGCGGCGACATCAGGAGGCGCGGCCGGGCATCATCGGCCGAAACCGCGGCATCGATCGCCGCCGCCAGGACGTCGCAGCGCAACACCATGCCGGCGCCGCCGCCGGCCGGCGTGTCGTCGACATTGCGGTGGCGTCCGATACCGTGGTCGCGAATCTGGTGCGTCTCCAGCGACCAGAGCCCGGTGCGCAGGCCCTCGCCCGCCAGCGAAGCGCCGAGCGGGCCGGGGAACATTTCGGGGTAGAGGGTGAGGACGCTGGCGCGGAAAGTCATGGCCTCTGCTGGCATGAAATGGCGGCCGCGTCACCAGTCGAACGCGGCCGCCAACACAAGCCTCAGGCCTGCAGGGCCGGCCGGACGCTGTCGCTCCAGTAGGTGTGGAGCGCTTCGATATCGCCGCTGGTCAGGAGCGGCATTGCCTCGCGCAATTGCGCCTCGCTCCAGTCCCACCAGGCCAGTTCCAGTAGCAAGGCGATCCGCGCCTCGTCGAAGCGCTTGCGGATCAACTTCGCCGGGTTGCCGCCGACGATGGCATAGGGCTCGACATCGCGCGTGACGAGCGCCCGCGTCCCGATCACCGCGCCATGGCCGAGCGTGACGCCGGGCATGACGATGGCTTCCGACCCGATCCAGACATCGTTGCCAACAACCGTGTCGCCGGCCGGCAGATAGCCGTCGCGCGCGCCACCAAAGTGCGGCTCATCCGGAACGTAGTGGAACGGGAAGGTGCTGACCCAGTCGTTCCGATGGCCCTGGTTACCAGCCATGATGAAGGCGGCACCGGAGCCGATCGAGCAGAAGCTGCCGATGATCAGCCGATCGGCGTTCTCATGCGGCAGCAGGAAGCGGGCGCAGTCGTCGAAGCTGTGGCCGTGATAGTAGCCGGAATAATAGCTGTAGCGCCCGGTGACGATATTGGGATGGCGCACCTGCTCGGTGAGCGGAATGCCCTTGAAAGGGCCCTCGAAAAAATTGGTCATGTGTTCAGCTCACAAGGGCTAGCGCTCTCAGGGGAGCCGCTTGCCAAAAGACACAGGGAAACGCGGCGATCGGCCTTGCCGATGCCCGTCCGGTCTTGCGTTCCTTGCCTCAGACGAGGGGGAACGCGATGGAGCTGGTACAGTGAGCCTGTTTCATGGAGTGGGTAGGCTAGAAGGCCGTATGGCTGCCGGCAACCGCCCGGTCAGGCGAACGCAAGCGCCGGGTTGCCGTTCAGAGCGGCATAGTCGCTCACGCTGGCGATGACATTGTCGAAGATGGTGAAGGCCTCGGCCGGCAGCATGGTCAGCACCGCGACAGCGCGCATGCCGGCGCGGCGAGCCGCCTCGACGCCGTTCGGCGCATCCTCGAAGACGATGCAGTCGGCCGGCGCGACGCCCATGCGCTCGGCGGCGGCCAGGAACATGTCGGGATGCGGCTTGCCGGGAAAACCCTGGCTCGGCGAAACGATGGTGGCGAAGCGCTCGCGCAGGGAGAGCGTGTCGAGGATCAGCGCGATGTTCGGGGGCGCCGCGGCGGTGCCGACCGCCATCGGCACGGCATGGCTGCGGGCCCGGTCGAGCAGGTCGACGAGGCCGCCCAGCGGCGCGACAAGCGGGCCGTAGGTCTCGCGGTAGAGCCCTTCCTTCTCCTCGGCGAGTCGGTCGAGCTCGGCCGCGTCGGCGCCGGGGAAATGCGGGCCGATGATGTCGGAGATCGCCATGCCGGCGGTGCGTGCCGAGAAGGTCGCGCGCTCGAAAGGCAGGCCGTATTTGCGGTACCAGGCCTCCCAGGCATCGTCATGGTAGCGCATATTGTCGACGATGGTGCCGTCCATGTCGAAGATCAGGGCCTTGGCCGGCGTCTCAGGCAGCATCGTCATCCTCGAACAAACCGGCCGGAGGCAGGGCCTCGATGCGCTTGGCCGCGATGTCGATGCGCGGCGCATAGGCCTTGGTGAAGGGCATCAGCACCGACCGGCCATCCGGCGTCTCGATGTCGATAAGGTCGCCTGCGCCGTAGTTGGCGACGGCGCTGACGGTCCCGAGGATGGCTCCATCAGGCCCGATGACGCTGCAGCCGACGAGGTCCGCCTGCAGGAACTCGTCCTCGTCTTCGGGCGCCGGCAGGCGCGAGCGCTCGATATGGAGCTTCACGCCGTTGAGGAGCTCGGCCCCCTCGCGGCTGGTCACGCCCTTGAGCCGGGCGACGACCACTTCCTTGGCGGGACGGGCGTCGGCGATCTCGAAGCGGCGGCCCTTCTCGTCGACGAGCGGGCCGTATTCGGCCAGTGCCATCGGATCAGCTGTGAAGGTCTTGATCCGGACCTCACCGCGCACGCCATGCGGCGCGCCGATGATGCCGAGCAGAACGAGTTCGTCGCTCATCAGTGACCCTTCCGGGACGGACCGTCAGACCGCGCGACGCTTCTCCAGCTCGTCATGCTCGCCCTTGTGGCGAGCATCCATGTCTTCAGCACCGCATTGCATCGGGGAAGACGTGGATGGCCGGGACAAGCCCGACCATGACGGGAGAAGCTCACACAGCTCACTCAGCCGCAGCTTCGGCCGGGGCGGCGCTCTTGGCGGCCTTCTTCTCGGCACGTTCCTTGGC is drawn from Bosea sp. Tri-49 and contains these coding sequences:
- the rimM gene encoding ribosome maturation factor RimM (Essential for efficient processing of 16S rRNA), coding for MSDELVLLGIIGAPHGVRGEVRIKTFTADPMALAEYGPLVDEKGRRFEIADARPAKEVVVARLKGVTSREGAELLNGVKLHIERSRLPAPEDEDEFLQADLVGCSVIGPDGAILGTVSAVANYGAGDLIDIETPDGRSVLMPFTKAYAPRIDIAAKRIEALPPAGLFEDDDAA
- the catB gene encoding type B chloramphenicol O-acetyltransferase; translated protein: MTNFFEGPFKGIPLTEQVRHPNIVTGRYSYYSGYYHGHSFDDCARFLLPHENADRLIIGSFCSIGSGAAFIMAGNQGHRNDWVSTFPFHYVPDEPHFGGARDGYLPAGDTVVGNDVWIGSEAIVMPGVTLGHGAVIGTRALVTRDVEPYAIVGGNPAKLIRKRFDEARIALLLELAWWDWSEAQLREAMPLLTSGDIEALHTYWSDSVRPALQA
- a CDS encoding HAD family hydrolase, with the translated sequence MLPETPAKALIFDMDGTIVDNMRYHDDAWEAWYRKYGLPFERATFSARTAGMAISDIIGPHFPGADAAELDRLAEEKEGLYRETYGPLVAPLGGLVDLLDRARSHAVPMAVGTAAAPPNIALILDTLSLRERFATIVSPSQGFPGKPHPDMFLAAAERMGVAPADCIVFEDAPNGVEAARRAGMRAVAVLTMLPAEAFTIFDNVIASVSDYAALNGNPALAFA
- the trmD gene encoding tRNA (guanosine(37)-N1)-methyltransferase TrmD; the protein is MTFRASVLTLYPEMFPGPLGASLAGEGLRTGLWSLETHQIRDHGIGRHRNVDDTPAGGGAGMVLRCDVLAAAIDAAVSADDARPRLLMSPRGRPLSQRMVRDYVAGDGVVIVCGRFEGVDERVIEGRGLTEVSVGDYILSGGEMAAMVLLDACVRLIPGVMGKEASGTEESFENGLLEYPHYTRPREWEGRGLPEALLSGDHARIARWRREQAERITRERRPDLLDLPSPLGGEGGSAKR